One genomic window of Pelmatolapia mariae isolate MD_Pm_ZW linkage group LG5, Pm_UMD_F_2, whole genome shotgun sequence includes the following:
- the hyal2a gene encoding hyaluronidase-2, translated as MLHGTLSAWKALLLIVPLWDCLFALGLQPTRWPLYSRKPLLLAWNAPIEDCAPRHKIHFQLDQFQIVATPNEGFVNQNLTIFYKERLGLYPYFEQDETPVNGGLPQVASRTRHLEKMPEDVKKYIRSEWATGLAVIDWEDWRPLWIRNWEAKDIYRRHSEELVRQKNPTWLPDQVKKVAQQEFEISARLFMLDTLKQAKNLRPNQLWGFYLFPDCYNHNYVRTLESYTGRCPDVEVSRNDQLKWLWTESTALFPSIYMSSLLRSSAAGRQFVRNRVKEGMRLASSGDGLARPVFVYTRPTYMNSLEQLTETDLVSTIGESVALGAAGIIMWGDIAYAHNKTTCSDLDKYLRGTLSKYLLNVSTAAELCSQTLCGSHGRCLRRNSNSDVYLHLNPLTHGIVEKNGKLTVTGELSKADGLSFEADFECQCYSGYQGELCDQTDPLHQKGMATRATASALQCLILLIVCLLIC; from the exons ATGTTGCACGGGACTTTGTCAGCTTGGAAAGCTCTGCTGCTGATTGTCCCGCTGTGGGACTGCCTCTTTGCTCTGGGACTGCAGCCCACGAGATGGCCACTGTATTCCCGAAAGCCTCTGCTCCTTGCTTGGAACGCCCCGATTGAAGATTGTGCCCCGCGGCATAAAATTCATTTCCAGCTGGACCAGTTCCAGATTGTGGCTACACCCAATGAGGGCTTTGTTAATCAGAATCTGACCATCTTCTACAAGGAGCGCTTGGGCTTGTACCCCTATTTTGAACAAGATGAAACACCGGTGAATGGGGGACTTCCGCAGGTGGCCAGTCGCACACGGCACCTGGAGAAAATGCCAGAAGATGTTAAGAAGTACATACGTTCAGAATGGGCCACTGGTTTAGCTGTTATCGACTGGGAGGATTGGCGTCCCCTCTGGATACGTAACTGGGAAGCCAAAGATATTTACCGCAGACATTCTGAGGAGTTGGTGCGCCAGAAGAACCCAACCTGGCTTCCTGATCAGGTGAAAAAAGTGGCCCAGCAGGAGTTTGAGATATCTGCCAGGCTGTTCATGTTAGACACACTGAAGCAAGCTAAGAACCTGAGGCCCAACCAGCTGTGGGGTTTCTacctgtttcctgactgctACAACCACAACTACGTGCGCACTCTGGAGAGCTACACGGGCCGCTGTCCTGATGTGGAGGTGTCTCGCAATGACCAGCTGAAATGGTTGTGGACTGAGAGCACAGCCCTCTTCCCTTCCATCTACATGAGCAGCTTGCTGCGCTCATCAGCCGCCGGACGCCAGTTTGTGCGGAATCGCGTGAAAGAGGGGATGCGTTTGGCCTCATCAGGCGATGGCTTGGCACGTCCTGTCTTTGTGTACACGCGGCCCACATACATGAACTCCCTGGAGCAGCTGACCGAG ACTGACCTTGTGTCCACGATCGGGGAGAGTGTGGCCCTGGGAGCAGCTGGAATAATCATGTGGGGAGATATTGCTTATGCACACAACAAA ACCACCTGCTCTGATCTGGATAAATATCTGCGGGGCACACTGAGTAAGTACCTCCTGAACGTCTCCACGGCAGCAGAGCTATGCAGCCAGACCCTTTGCGGCTCTCACGGCCGATGTCTGCGCAGAAACTCAAACAGCGACGTTTACTTGCATCTGAATCCCCTCACCCACGGCATTGTCGAGAAGAACGGCAAGCTGACGGTCACCGGTGAGCTCAGCAAAGCGGATGGGTTAAGTTTTGAAGCAGACTTTGAGTGTCAGTGCTACAGCGGGTATCAGGGGGAGCTCTGCGATCAAACAGACCCGCTACACCAAAAAGGGATGGCGACTCGAGCCACAGCATCGGCTCTGCAGTGTTTGATCTTACTGATTGTCTGCCTGCTCATCTGTTAA
- the hyal1 gene encoding hyaluronidase-1 — MRSLKAVVLLHLILISLVSGLHYPNSPFSKVPFLTVWNAPTAKCLSQYGVDLDLGMFNIVQNQNQTFMGQNITIFYDDKLGLYPRYSPQGEAMNGGVPQNSSLDEHLRVARENLNTYIPDRGFPGLGVVDWESWRPEWERNWDTKKIYQDRSKALVRSKHPDWSPKQVDDAARMEFSKAARNFMEETLKLGQAARPDGLWGYYGFPNCYNYYSNKSTGYTGECPAVELKRNNRLLWLWSTSSALYPDIYLSVQMQGLSREVLLYCHHRILEAMRVGDQVTPFAPPVYAYARIVYTYTLEFLSQEHLVYTIGESAALGSAGVVLWGDHALSKTQATCAAIKSYIDNTLGPYLVNVTSAATLCSQTMCSSHGRCQRKDPQSKAYLHLDPASWKVVSKRKPNGWRKYRVLGHLQPHHVKLMESEFQCRCYAGWSGQSCSEPVQL, encoded by the exons ATGAGGTCCTTGAAGGCCGTGGTGCTGCTGCACTTAATTCTGATCAGCCTCGTCTCAGGGCTGCACTATCCAAATTCACCTTTTTCCAAAGTGCCTTTCCTGACTGTGTGGAATGCCCCAACTGCCAAATGCCTCTCTCAGTATGGCGTTGACCTTGACCTGGGGATGTTTAACATTGTCCAAAACCAGAATCAAACCTTTATGGGTCAGAACATAACCATCTTTTATGATGATAAGCTTGGTCTGTATCCAAGGTATTCCCCTCAGGGAGAGGCTATGAATGGCGGGGTGCCACAAAACAGCAGCCTTGACGAACATCTCAGAGTTGCCAGGGAGAATTTAAACACCTATATCCCTGACAGGGGTTTCCCAGGCCTGGGTGTGGTGGATTGGGAAAGTTGGAGACCTGAATGGGAAAGAAACTGGGACACAAAGAAGATATACCAGGACAGGTCAAAAGCACTAGTGAGGTCTAAGCATCCAGACTGGAGCCCCAAACAAGTAGATGACGCAGCACGCATGGAGTTTAGCAAAGCTGCGAGGAATTTCATGGAGGAAACTCTGAAACTGGGGCAGGCGGCAAGACCAGATGGTTTGTGGGGCTATTATGGTTTTCCAAACTGCTACAACTACTACAGCAACAAAAGCACAGGCTACACAGGGGAGTGTCCAGCTGTGGAGTTAAAGAGAAATAACAGGCTTCTATGGCTGTGGAGCACCTCCTCTGCTCTGTATCCCGACATCTATCTCAGCGTCCAGATGCAAGGTCTCAGCAGAGAAGTGCTCCTCTACTGCCACCACCGCATCCTGGAGGCAATGAGAGTAGGGGATCAGGTGACTCCGTTCGCACCGCCCGTGTACGCCTATGCTCGCATCGTCTACACATACACGCTGGAATTTCTCTCTCAG GAGCACCTGGTCTACACTATCGGAGAGAGTGCTGCTTTAGGCTCTGCTGGTGTAGTTCTTTGGGGTGACCACGCTCTTTCCAAAACTCAG GCTACCTGTGCTGCCATCAAGTCCTACATCGATAACACTCTGGGTCCTTACCTGGTAAACGTGACATCAGCGGCTACGCTTTGCAGTCAGACCATGTGTTCCTCTCATGGACGGTGTCAGAGGAAGGATCCACAGTCAAAGGCCTACCTCCACCTTGACCCTGCCTCGTGGAAGGTGGTGTCCAAGAGGAAACCAAATGGATGGAGGAAATACAGAGTTTTAGGACATTTGCAGCCACATCACGTAAAGCTAATGGAGTCTGAGTTTCAGTGCAGGTGTTACGCTGGCTGGAGCGGTCAGAGCTGCTCTGAGCCTGTACAGCTATAA